The following proteins are encoded in a genomic region of Debaryomyces hansenii CBS767 chromosome G complete sequence:
- a CDS encoding DEHA2G18612p (similar to uniprot|Q12431 Saccharomyces cerevisiae YLL014W Hypothetical ORF), protein MSETETIYYISSIEANKKKLQHVHDIMALALGVGAGVLTLESVYGFLFYIIGFTITNLAFYRICCEGKAFEFFRKPLHEIFVDGIASNVAGFLMMWCLVFALVK, encoded by the coding sequence ATGAGTGAAACAGAGACAATATATTACATTTCAAGCATAGAAGCAAATAAGAAAAAGCTCCAACATGTACATGATATTATGGCATTGGCGCTAGGAGTTGGTGCTGGTGTTTTGACCTTGGAATCGGTATACGGGTTTCTCTTCTATATAATAGGCTTTACAATCACAAACTTGGCTTTTTACCGGATCTGTTGCGAAGGAAAGGCCTTTGAGTTCTTCAGAAAGCCTCTACATGAAATATTCGTTGACGGTATAGCTAGCAATGTTGCCGGATTCCTTATGATGTGGTGTCTCGTGTTTGCTCTAGTTAAATGA
- a CDS encoding DEHA2G18722p (weakly similar to uniprot|Q08562 Saccharomyces cerevisiae YOR191W RIS1 Member of the SWI/SNF family of DNA-dependent ATPases), protein MNSGPPDISLTFSELSLNEEKDESQRKHSKEKPKPSLNAQVKSNDRSKDKHKYKPKPQFPIAKSKYNNIENRTTKPDESKASTKQTIKPSSLERDEKKTSIRSADTRKSMSTLKSGKFSSLNNNKSFGTQVETNRVVTTFKSNIYASLGSHKKAATPRTEKIKPPTTKNSSREYFKVHDRWANYSKTKNPGLVVANSRNKESEVFGAKRTNDDESASNSLLANLANKYEHDFEEEEVKPEDCIVDGLNVSLLPHQVSGLRFLKRREAIKGSSQGGLLCDDMGLGKTIQTITLILENKGKCEHKTNLIVCPVSLTNQWKSEIESKASGLSVMIFHGPDRPKKYEELAEYDVVITTYATVSSEFHKSGSPSALYSPEFRWWRIILDEAHQIKNKNSKQAIAVFNLDADRRWCLTGTPLQNNLGELQSLFKFIRVSKYADDKIWSDTIQRSLQERDMYTALFELRDELSNLMLRRTKAILSSSHNTFKLPPKNVHKIMVEFSEFERSIYNNVKHIILSNLNNGPARDKKTEVVRDNAPTLKLKKEITQAKTGNVNYMSALVYLLRLRQLCCSWNLLFEDTEDSLNFEGKLTTSNDKDTSLDNLITSMGGLSVDSKNCEICMKRLDANNQSTDGTRFCKACGESVKVPKHHEDDYYVSSKIKQVLEILMTNRDRKTIIFSQFPSLFKVLGDTLSTKGFKILTYDGSMDIKARNFALNSLKNDPDMNVLLCSLKCGSVGLNLTCASQVILFDPWWNPQIQEQAIDRVYRIGQTKPVDIYELTVKNTVEDNILKLQKTKRQLANAVTSNSSKINANSISNNLTKKELLQLFGIEEPNNLS, encoded by the coding sequence ATGAACCTGGGTCCTCCTGATATATCGCTAACTTTCAGCGAATTGTCATTAAATGAGGAAAAGGATGAATCCCAAAGAAAACACAGTAAAGAGAAACCGAAACCAAGCTTGAACGCTCAAGTGAAATCTAATGATAGATCTAAAGATAAACATAAATATAAACCAAAGCCACAGTTTCCAATAGCCAAGTcgaaatataataatatagaaaataGAACAACTAAGCCAGATGAACTGAAAGCAAGCACAAAGCAAACCATTAAGCCGTCCCTGCTTGAGAGAGATGAGAAAAAGACATCGATTCGTTCAGCTGATACTAGGAAATCAATGTCTACTCTAAAAAGTGGtaaattttcttctttgaacaataataaatcattcGGAACACAAGTTGAAACCAATAGAGTCGTAACAACCTTTAAAAGTAATATATACGCATCTCTAGGCAGTCACAAGAAAGCAGCTACTCCAAGAACTGAAAAAATAAAACCCCCTACTACTAAGAATTCGTCTAGAGAGTACTTCAAAGTTCATGATAGATGGGCCAACTACTCGAAGACTAAGAATCCAGGCTTAGTAGTGGCAAATAGTAGGAATAAGGAATCAGAAGTTTTTGGTGCTAAGCGAACTAATGACGATGAAAGTGCAAGTAATTCGCTATTGGCTAATCTTGCCAATAAATATGAACATGATTTTGAGGAGGAGGAGGTGAAGCCCGAAGATTGTATAGTAGATGGCTTGAATGTGTCATTATTACCTCATCAAGTATCCGGTTTAAGATTCTTGAAGAGACGTGAGGCAATCAAGGGAAGTTCTCAAGGCGGATTGTTGTGTGATGATATGGGTTTGGGTAAAACGATTCAAACTATTACATTGATATTAGAGAATAAGGGTAAATGTGAACATAAGACCAACCTAATAGTATGTCCCGTATCTCTAACTAATCAATGGAAATCTGAAATAGAATCCAAAGCCTCTGGGCTAAGTGTCATGATATTTCATGGTCCTGACAGACCAAAGAAATACGAAGAATTAGCTGAGTATGATGTGGTGATAACAACGTATGCAACGGTAAGTTCAGAATTTCACAAGAGTGGATCGCCATCAGCTTTGTATTCTCCAGAGTTTAGGTGGTGGAGAATTATATTGGATGAAGCTCatcaaataaagaataaaaaCTCCAAGCAAGCAATAGCGGTTTTCAACTTAGATGCAGACCGTCGTTGGTGCTTGACTGGTACACCACTACAAAATAATCTCGGTGAATTGcaatcattattcaaatttattcGAGTCAGTAAATACGCAGACGATAAGATATGGCTGGACACAATTCAACGGTCTCTTCAGGAAAGAGATATGTACACtgcattatttgaattaagAGATGAGTTGAGTAACTTAATGTTACGAAGAACGAAAGCCATTTTGAGCAGTAGTCATAATACCTTTAAATTACCACCAAAGAATGTTCATAAAATTATGGTTGAGTTTTCGGAATTTGAGAGatcaatatataataatgtgaaacatattattttatcaaacTTGAACAACGGACCTGCAAGGGACAAAAAAACTGAAGTTGTTAGGGATAATGCTCCCACGCttaaattgaagaaagaaataacTCAAGCGAAAACCGGGAATGTCAATTATATGAGTGCTTTGGTATATTTATTGCGATTAAGACAATTGTGTTGTAGCTGGAATTTGCTATTTGAAGATACGGAAGATAGCTTAAATTTTGAGGGAAAATTGACCACATCCAATGATAAAGATACATCTCTAGATAACTTAATAACTTCAATGGGTGGCTTGTCTGTGGACTCAAAAAATTGTGAAATTTGTATGAAGCGACTTGatgcaaataatcaatCCACTGATGGTACGAGATTTTGTAAAGCTTGCGGCGAAAGTGTCAAAGTTCCCAAACATCACGAAGATGATTATTATGTATCctcaaaaataaaacaagTATTGGAGATCTTAATGACTAACCGTGATAGAAAAACTATCATATTCTCCCAATTCCCATCTCTATTTAAAGTACTAGGAGATACGCTTAGCACGAAAGGttttaaaatattgacTTATGATGGATCTATGGATATAAAAGCAAGGAACTTTGCtttgaattctttgaaaaatgatccAGATATGAATGTTTTACTCTGTTCCTTAAAGTGTGGATCAGTTGGGTTGAATCTTACGTGTGCATCACAGGTAATTCTATTTGATCCTTGGTGGAATCCTCAAATTCAAGAACAGGCAATAGACAGAGTGTATCGAATTGGTCAAACCAAGCCGGTTGACATTTATGAACTTACTGTTAAAAATACAGTAGAAGATAACATTTTGAAGTTACAGAAAACAAAGAGGCAGTTAGCTAACGCCGTAACGTCAAATagttcaaaaattaatgcAAATAGTATTAGTAACAACCTAACAAAAAAAGAACTTTTACAGTTATTTGGGATCGAGGAACccaataatttatcataa
- a CDS encoding DEHA2G18700p (similar to uniprot|P53301 Saccharomyces cerevisiae YGR189C CRH1 Putative glycosidase of the cell wall may have a role in cell wall architecture) — MRVNSLLKICALVPSVLSSCNPLKSTNCDAVQALGTSFKEDFKSKSPYFDIVEANGVSFGDDGLELKLAKRFDNPTLQSNFYIMFGKIEVTMQAAEGQGVISSFFLQSDDLDEIDIELFGGDGYEFQSNYFSKGDTTTYDRGEYHATSSNPLQNFHTYTLDWTKDSLTWSLDGKVVRTLDADNPQGYPQSPMFLRMGIWAGGDPSSEQGTIEWAGGLTDYSEMPFSMYIKSLIVTDYSSGDKYEYGDNSGDWTSIKAINGEVNGRQKQADEDFETLQDGGSVDTDFEASSSSSSAASSSSSSSSSSSSSSSSPSSSSSSSPSSSSSSSPSSSSSSSSSSSSSSSTSSSSSSTKASSTTKASSTTKASSTTKDSPSTKASPSTLISSTSDEESSSTDTVYSTSSASTSTSANSAPTSESASSSNEANSVNTSSETASASSSAPQALTNENMSNLIRVSSFSTILTSFICYILI, encoded by the coding sequence ATGAGAGTTAATTCTTTGTTAAAAATATGTGCACTTGTTCCAAGCGTATTATCGTCTTGTAATCCATTGAAAAGTACGAATTGTGACGCGGTACAAGCATTAGGAACATCATTTAAAGAAGACTTTAAATCTAAATCCCCATACTTTGATATTGTTGAGGCCAATGGTGTATCTTTCGGTGATGATGGGTTAGAATTGAAGCTAGCTAAGAGGTTCGATAATCCAACTTTGCAATCGAACTTTTACATAATGTTCGGAAAGATTGAGGTTACAATGCAAGCAGCAGAAGGTCAAGGTGTGATTTCGAGTTTCTTTTTACAATCAGATGATTTAGATGAAATCGATATTGAGTTGTTTGGAGGAGATGGTTACGAATTTCAGCTGAATTACTTCTCGAAAGGTGATACCACTACATACGACAGAGGTGAATACCACGCCacttcttcaaatccaTTGCAAAACTTCCACACGTACACCTTAGACTGGACAAAGGATTCGTTAACATGGTCATTAGATGGTAAAGTGGTGAGAACTTTGGATGCAGACAATCCTCAAGGCTACCCACAAAGCCCAATGTTCTTAAGAATGGGTATTTGGGCTGGTGGTGATCCTTCTAGTGAACAAGGTACTATTGAATGGGCTGGTGGGTTAACTGATTACTCAGAAATGCCATTTTCAATGTACATAAAGTCTCTTATTGTCACAGATTACTCTAGTGGTGATAAATACGAATATGGTGACAATTCTGGTGATTGGACTTCTATCAAGGCTATCAATGGTGAAGTTAATGGTAGACAAAAGCAAGCTGATGAGGATTTCGAAACTTTACAGGATGGTGGTTCAGTTGACACTGATTTCGAAGCATCCAGCAGTTCGAGTTCTGCagcatcatcttcttcatcctcatcctcttcttcttcatcctcatccTCTTCACCCTCgtcctcttcttcttcttcaccctcatcctcttcttcttcttcaccctcatcctcttcttcttcttcctcatcCTCATCCTCATCCTCATCcacatcttcatcttcatcttcaaccAAAGCCTCATCCACAACCAAAGCCTCATCCACAACCAAAGCCTCATCCACAACCAAAGACTCACCTTCAACCAAAGCCTCGCCTTCAACATTGATATCATCTACCTCCGATGAggaatcatcttcaacagACACTGTATATAGCACCTCCAGTGCCTCCACTTCAACATCTGCCAACTCAGCTCCAACCAGTGAAAGTGCTTCAAGTTCAAATGAAGCAAACTCCGTTAATACAAGTTCTGAAACAGCATCAGCTTCATCCTCGGCTCCACAAGCCCTtactaatgaaaatatgaGTAATCTTATAAGAGtgtcatcattttcaaccaTTCTCACATCCTTTATTtgttatatattaatttag
- a CDS encoding DEHA2G18678p (similar to uniprot|Q03212 Saccharomyces cerevisiae YMR171C Endosomal protein of unknown function mRNA is targeted to the bud via the mRNA transport system involving She2p) → MENMSSLLWYMVVLAARGGYAHPLNYKYNKSERNNNNDLVTVFLFSVVTFSVMVTFFGIIVFVVKRRIRLTEREMIREEENQVYLELNSDEQELYFQSKEYLNNNPYVRDELTLSQNLAIQEKGVKAWEFVKDPMLANNDMMILNRYEITFFKKFECSTQTNLPIPMKNEVYYFESKMHHLPHPEDTVVSIGLGIKPYPWFRLPGRHANSVSYDSDGYRRHNQPFKITNDPPFPKFIEGDVIGVGYRVRSGTIFFTRNGKKVSESKIGGHIKNFKILHKGQIFPIVGANNLCSVHVNVGQMGYVFIEGNVKKWGFGPLEGNGPAPPAYNKFNADILLERSEIDESNDLSDRDDDFPPNFWEINPIDDDEINDKYSYNAYSDSNSNHERITLNSIPIKPPSYDGDHESDDDINDGSASTEAHRFDNNHESHHIHDTTPDRDSDNTT, encoded by the coding sequence ATGGAGAATATGTCGAGTTTACTATGGTACATGGTGGTTTTGGCAGCTAGAGGAGGCTACGCACATCCtctaaattataaatataacaaAAGTGAAAGgaataataacaatgaTTTGGTGACGGTTTTCTTGTTTTCGGTGGTGACGTTCAGCGTGATGGTGACGTTTTTTGGAATAATAGTTTTCGTGGTCAAAAGACGGATTAGGTTGACGGAAAGAGAGATGATCAGGGAAGAAGAAAACCAGGTATACCTTGAGTTGAATTCGGACGAACAGGAGCTTTATTTCCAATCGAAGGAATACCTCAACAACAACCCCTATGTGAGAGATGAGTTGACGTTGTCGCAAAATTTAGCAATACAGGAGAAAGGTGTGAAGGCGTGGGAGTTTGTGAAGGACCCTATGTTGGCGAATAACgatatgatgattttgaacCGGTACGAAATcacatttttcaagaagttTGAGTGCTCGACGCAAACAAACTTGCCAATACCAATGAAAAACGAAGTGTACTACTTTGAAAGTAAAATGCACCACTTGCCGCATCCAGAGGACACGGTTGTGTCTATAGGGCTTGGAATCAAGCCATACCCGTGGTTTAGATTACCAGGAAGACACGCGAACTCGGTAAGTTATGATTCAGATGGATACAGACGCCATAATCAGCCATTCAAGATCACCAACGATCCACCATTTCCTAAGTTCATCGAGGGTGACGTTATAGGAGTTGGGTATCGTGTCAGAAGCGGAACGATATTTTTCACCAGGAACGGGAAGAAAGTCAGCGAACTGAAAATTGGGGGCCACATTAAAAACTTCAAGATTTTGCATAAGGGACAAATATTTCCTATTGTTGGAGCGAATAATTTATGCTCCGTGCATGTAAATGTTGGCCAGATGGGCTACGTGTTTATCGAGGGTAATGTAAAAAAATGGGGCTTTGGTCCCCTCGAAGGGAATGGTCCGGCACCACCAGCATACAACAAATTCAACGCAGATATTCTACTTGAACGATCCGAGATTGATGAACTGAACGATTTGAGCGATCGTGATGATGATTTCCCTCCTAATTTCTGGGAAATCAATCCAATAGATGATGACGAAATCAACGACAAGTACAGTTATAATGCATACAGtgattcaaattcgaaTCATGAGAGAATAACGTTGAATAGCATCCCTATTAAACCTCCTTCATATGATGGAGACCATGAACTGGATGATGACATAAATGATGGTCTGGCGTCCACAGAAGCCCACCGTTTTGACAATAACCACGAATCGCACCACATACACGACACAACACCTGATAGAGACTCCGATAATACTACATAA
- a CDS encoding DEHA2G18634p (weakly similar to uniprot|P15891 Saccharomyces cerevisiae YCR088W ABP1 Actin-binding protein of the cortical actin cytoskeleton important for activation of the Arp2/3 complex that plays a key role actin in cytoskeleton organization): MEKIDLSTNSKKIKEAYEKVVRGDPSSNYVVYTVDKNSSLEVSESGDGSLDEFIEHFEDGSVQFGLARVIVPGSDVSKNLLVGWCPDNAPAKSRLSFANNFADVSNAFSGYHVQVTARDQDDLDAEEFLHRVCAAAGARYSTQASSKPAPKPAASKPVVAKSSPKPAFSKPSVPKSTGKPLSPITPKPTIPKPAAASSNNDDGWGDEKEIEERDFEKKPLENVPSAYKPTKVDISELRKQKSDTISSQPNKKPFASQDKSDETSKDDDEPKSLSDRMKSFKSSDTSDGRLTSLPKPKVNHSVASRFSPANTSSKSPSFGSKPTLGYGSANDNKKDKLVGGLSRNYAAEGGKTPAQLWAEKRGQYKSVKSEEDKPTQNETSELADKFSKSSIDDHEEDSTEETEEPALIKPSTGGFPVPPKRSLPPRVDEPEEEQEEEQEEHEEEEDDEKPVEPPIIKPSTGAFPTPPKRNLPPRAEEPEEEEEEEEVEKEETKAAPVPSLPARNLPPPPARTTEPKQEDVAPTSKHTEEKSEVITAVAEYDYEKDEDNEIEFAEGDLITEIEFVDEEWWSGKHSTTGDVGLFPASYVSLQNDSGKEASTTVGKTSAPETSSTPSGSADANKGPSATAEYDYEKDEDNEISFAEGDKIVEIEFIDEDWWSGKHSSSGEVGLFPANYVKLDQ; this comes from the coding sequence atggAGAAGATTGATTTATCTACCAATtctaaaaaaattaaagaagctTACGAAAAAGTTGTTAGGGGGGACCCTTCTTCTAATTACGTGGTTTATACCGTCGATAAAAACTCTAGTTTAGAAGTAAGTGAAAGCGGAGATGGTTCTTTagatgaatttattgaacaCTTTGAAGATGGAAGTGTTCAATTCGGTTTAGCGAGAGTTATTGTTCCTGGATCGGATGTTTCAAAGAACTTACTCGTTGGGTGGTGTCCAGATAATGCACCAGCAAAATCGAGATTATCATTTGCAAACAATTTCGCTGATGTCTCTAACGCATTTAGTGGATATCATGTTCAGGTCACTGCTAGAGACCAAGACGATTTAGATGCTGAAGAATTTTTGCATAGAGTTTGTGCTGCGGCAGGTGCAAGATATTCCACCCAGGCCTCGTCCAAGCCAGCTCCCAAGCCGGCTGCTTCGAAGCCGGTTGTTGCTAAATCTTCACCAAAGCCAGCTTTTTCTAAGCCATCGGTGCCAAAAAGTACTGGTAAGCCACTCTCCCCAATTACTCCGAAGCCAACCATTCCAAAACCTGCTGCCGCATCATCCAATAACGATGACGGATGGGgtgatgaaaaagaaattgaagaaagggattttgaaaagaagCCATTGGAAAATGTACCATCTGCTTACAAGCCAACTAAGGTTGATATTTCTGAATTGAGAAAGCAAAAATCTGACACCATCTCTTCGCAACCAAATAAAAAGCCATTTGCTTCGCAGGACAAGTCCGATGAAACTAGCaaagatgacgatgaaCCAAAATCGTTATCCGACAGAATGAAATCCTTTAAAAGCAGTGACACTTCGGATGGTAGATTGACGTCATTACCTAAGCCTAAGGTCAACCATTCGGTCGCATCTCGTTTCAGTCCAGCaaatacttcttcaaaaaGTCCTTCATTTGGTTCCAAACCTACGCTTGGCTATGGTTCTGCTAATGATAACAAGAAGGATAAATTAGTTGGTGGATTATCCAGAAATTATGCTGCTGAAGGTGGGAAGACACCAGCTCAACTTTGGGCTGAAAAGAGAGGTCAATATAAATCTGTTAAGTCTGAAGAAGACAAGCCAACTCAAAACGAAACTTCTGAATTAGCTGATAAATTTTCTAAGAGTTCGATTGATGATCACGAAGAAGATTCTACCGAAGAAACAGAAGAGCCAGCTTTGATTAAACCATCCACTGGTGGATTCCCAGTGCCTCCAAAGAGAAGCTTACCTCCAAGAGTTGACGAACCAGAAGaggaacaagaagaagagcaaGAAGAAcatgaagaagaagaggatgatgaaaaacCTGTTGAGCCACCTATCATAAAACCATCAACAGGTGCATTCCCAACGCCACCAAAGAGAAACTTACCACCAAGAGCTGAAGAgccagaagaagaagaggaagaagaggaagtagaaaaagaagaaacaaaagcAGCACCTGTCCCTTCTTTACCAGCTCGTAACTTACCTCCACCACCAGCAAGAACGACAGAACCTAAACAAGAAGACGTTGCTCCTACTTCGAAACATACTGAGGAAAAGTCTGAAGTGATTACTGCAGTTGCTGAATACGACtatgaaaaagatgaagacaatgaaattgaatttgctGAAGGTGATTTAATTACTGAAATagaatttgttgatgaagagTGGTGGTCTGGTAAACACTCTACAACCGGTGATGTTGGTTTATTCCCAGCATCTTACGTTTCATTACAAAACGATTCAGGAAAAGAAGCTTCCACGACCGTTGGGAAGACTTCTGCTCCTGAAACTTCGTCTACACCTTCCGGTTCTGCTGATGCCAACAAGGGTCCATCTGCTACAGCAGAGTACGACTATGAAaaggatgaagataatgaaataagTTTTGCTGAGGGCGATAagattgttgaaattgaatttattgacgAAGACTGGTGGTCAGGTAAACATTCCAGTAGTGGTGAAGTGGGATTGTTTCCTGCAAACTATGTTAAGTTAGACCAATAA
- a CDS encoding DEHA2G18656p (no similarity), translated as MANISKEKTDHKMMQKYTCVPICDYEVLIVTNGTVSQVEGKLTKLNEQNNDEIPLNSSITYLKTFKELVEYLSFYKDGNNDEVKYTGKIVFMFFNGLEFVQDILCDAIDHSHKCTATRDIPFDYHMRSMIDKAHDYNDKSQSVEVMQNTYFYYDSTVMSDDADFNMVVSIVKDILKKTDFMVGRIRGVYIDDEHLEGEKAFAVSNLLRNYPNIETLQLTSRKTIMMKDLIV; from the coding sequence ATGGCAAACATTTCGAAAGAGAAGACAGATCATAAAATGATGCAAAAATATACGTGTGTTCCAATTTGCGATTACGAGGTATTGATAGTTACTAATGGTACTGTTTCACAAGTAGAAGGGAAATTGACCAAACTAaatgaacaaaataatgatgaaataccTTTGAATTCCAGCATAACGTACTTAAAGACATTCAAAGAGTTGGTTGAATATCTTAGTTTTTACAAGGACGGCAACAATGATGAAGTCAAGTATACTGGGAAGATAGTCTTCATGTTTTTTAACGGATTAGAATTTGTTCAAGATATCTTGTGTGATGCCATAGACCACTCACATAAGTGCACCGCAACCAGAGACATACCATTTGACTATCATATGCGTTCAATGATTGACAAAGCGCATGATTATAATGACAAGAGCCAGTCTGTGGAGGTGATGCAAAATACATACTTTTACTATGATTCAACCGTTATGTCCGACGATGCAGACTTTAACATGGTAGTGTCAATTGTGAAggatatattgaaaaagacCGATTTTATGGTAGGTAGAATTCGAGGTGTTTACATTGATGATGAACACCTAGAGGGAGAAAAAGCGTTCGCTGTTAGCAACTTGTTGAGAAACTATCCTAACATCGAAACTTTGCAGTTAACTAGCAGGAAAACTATAATGATGAAAGATTTGATTGTTTAG
- a CDS encoding DEHA2G18766p (similar to uniprot|P15703 Saccharomyces cerevisiae YGR282C BGL2 Endo-beta-1 3-glucanase major protein of the cell wall involved in cell wall maintenance), whose amino-acid sequence MQLKYLTVLAAAVSSVSAIGDLAFNIGVKDNSGNCKSIEEYESDFSVLESQSKIVKAYAVSDCNTLQNLGPAAEEAGFQVMFGIWPNDDAHFEEEKQALKDYLPNISVDTVKVFTVGSEALYREDLTADELAEKINDIKDTLKDIKDKNGKSYSSVQVGTVDSWNVLVDGGSKPAIDAADFVFANAFSYWQGQTSKNASYSFFDDIMQALQTIQAAKGTDIDFWVGETGWPTEGTNFESADPTLENAKNYWQNAICAIRGWGVNVAVFEAFDEEWKPNTSGTSDVEKHWGVFDENNKPKFDLSCDF is encoded by the exons AtgcaattaaaatatttgactGTTCTTGCTGCAGCTGTTTCATCAGTTTCTGCTATTGGAGAT CttgctttcaatattgGTGTTAAGGATAACTCCGGTAACTGTAAATCGATAGAAGAATACGAAAGTGACTTCTCTGTTTTAGAATCACAATCCAAGATTGTTAAGGCATACGCTGTTTCTGACTGTAACACTTTACAAAACTTGGGACCAGCCGCTGAGGAAGCCGGATTCCAAGTGATGTTCGGTATCTGGCCAAATGATGACGCTCACTTCGAGGAAGAAAAACAGGCATTGAAAGATTACTTGCCAAACATTTCTGTTGATACCGTCAAGGTTTTCACAGTTGGATCCGAAGCTTTGTATAGAGAAGATTTGACTGCCGACGAATTGGCCGAAAAGATCAACGATATCAAGGACACCTTGAAGGACATCAAGGACAAGAACGGTAAGTCTTACTCTTCAGTTCAAGTTGGTACTGTTGACTCGTGGAACGTTTTAGTCGATGGTGGTTCCAAGCCAGCTATTGATGCTGCTGACTTTGTTTTCGCCAACGCTTTCTCGTACTGGCAAGGACAAACCAGTAAGAACGCCTCTTACTCGTTCTTCGATGACATCATGCAAGCCTTGCAAACCATCCAAGCCGCTAAGGGTACCGACATTGATTTCTGGGTTGGTGAAACTGGATGGCCAACTGAGGGTACCAACTTCGAATCTGCTGACCCAACTCTTGAAAACGCTAAGAACTACTGGCAAAACGCTATCTGTGCTATCAGAGGATGGGGTGTTAACGTTGCTGTCTTCGAAGcttttgatgaagaatggAAGCCAAACACTTCTGGTACTTCTGACGTTGAAAAGCACTGGGGTGTCTTTGATGAGAACAACAAGCCAAAGTTTGACTTGAGTTGTGACTTCTAA